In the Papio anubis isolate 15944 chromosome 3, Panubis1.0, whole genome shotgun sequence genome, attacaagcatgagccactgtgccctgcccctgACTTCACTTTTAAAGGAAATGTATCTCATCTTATTCAGGATAATGTTTGCTTAAAGATTTTGGTAGATAACCTTTACCAAGTTAAGAAAGTTACATTCTCCTTCTAGTTtagtaaaaatgttttgttttgtcttttaaagcaTAAATACATGTTGGTCAGGAACTAACAAAGGTTATCCACATTCAATATAatgatctctttttttcctttagttctggtaatttgtacattttttataatttgagcTATTCTTACTTTCCTGGGATAGGCTGTATTtgataatattctttttaatgtactgttgGATTCTGTTAAGTGATATTTAGGATTTTGCAAGTGAAGTGAGCCTATACTTTTCTTGTTTGGTTCATCTCTaagtttggaatttatttttgttatctttatAAAAGGAACTGGTCAGTTttcatggttttttcttttttgtggaacAGCTTATATAGAATTGGTCATAGGATCACAACTTCTGAGGTCCCAGCAAGAGTCCTAACATCTAGCAGCTCTACCACCAGGACAGGCCCCCTAAAACTAATTCCAACAAGCACCTCtgaaggtaaaaaaaataaaataaaaataaataaataccttttaGAGCTCTCTATTTGGAGTTTGGGACATAAGGGATCAGCTTTTGCAAAAGTAATTTTCTGGGCTAAAACTGCATACAAACTGGCCCAGTTTTGTACCAACAAAGAATTAAAATGGCCCCAGACTTTCCTCCCCAATATTGTGATTGTAAGAGCTATTACCAACAGGTAAATTGGCCTAAGCCTATGAGATAGAGAGAGAAGAGTCTGTAAGACTTCTTGCTCAGCATTTGTTCTGATTTTAGATATCCTGAGGTTAGGTAGGCAATAATGTTATCCAGTGCTTTCAGGCTTTAATATCATGTCTCTAGTCTTCTCATTCACAGGTTAAGGCTACCTTTCCAGATAGTCCAACAGCTAAATCACCAGTTTCCAAGGGCATTTACGTCACCTATGGAAAGCATCGGATCCTCTTACACCAGATGTTCTTGACAGCTCATCCCATCAGTCCCCACTGCACAAAAGTTGCTATACCAGCGGACAACCAAGACAACTACTGAGCTTCTTTTCGTTGTCAAGTAGATATAATATCACTGCCAGCAAAACAGCACAAAAAGTGTCTCTTCACAGTACCACTACCAATTGGGACTATGCTAAGTAAATCAGCTTGCCTAGATGAGGACCCCTTGTATTCTTGGGTAGCCAGGATTTGAAGGAGATACTCTGACCTGTGCCACTGGTAAGTGACTAAATACTTTTACACACTGAACTGGTCCTGAAAACTAAGATGTCTTCTTTGTAAGTGAAGAATATACAACATAATCTTGAAGAACAGCACAGTGGTGTGGGCCGCAAGCATACTCTATGTGCATAATGGACTGAAAGACAAATTAATCTTGGCGAAAGGATTTTTCATCTCTTATTTCTATTTGCCAGTGTTAGTAAGTGTTCTGCTGGCTTTAGATTATTACCTTTTTCTGGTTCCTTACTCTGTTTCATTGAGATGGGTCCTAGAAATCCCTCTCCTGACCACTTGTCAGATTCAGAAagtgaggaagaagaaaacattagctACCTAAATGAGAGTTCTGGGGAAGAGTGGGATTCCTCTGAAGAAGAGGACTCCATGGTACCCAACTTATCGCCTCTTGAGAGTCTTGCCTGGCAGGTTaagtgccttttaaaatattccacAACTTGGAAACCTTTAAATCCTAATTCCTGGTTGTATCATGCTAAACTCTTGGATCCAAGCACACCAGTCCATATACTTCGAGAGATAGGTCTAAGACTCTCCCATTGTTCCCACTGTGTCCCCAAACTGGAACCAATTCCTGAATGGCCCCCTCTGGCCTCTTGTGGGGTCCCACCTTTTCAAAAGCCTCTTACAAGTCCCAGCCGGCTCTctagagatcatgccactctaaATGGAGCACTGCAATTTGCCACCAAACAGCTAAGCCGAACATTGAGTAGAGCCACTCCCATACCTGAATACCTAAAACAGATCCCTAATTCTTGTGTTTCTGGGTGTTGCTGTGGCTGGCTGACTAAAACAGTTAAGGAAACAACTCGTACTGAACCCATCAACACTACTTATTCTTACACTGACTTCCAAAAGGCAGTTAACAAACTCCTAACTGCATCACTGTAAAGATCTACCATTTGCTGTGATATCTCTGATGTTGCTAATTGAGGAAGGGGTACAAAGTTAGTCATTACACAGCCCACTAATGT is a window encoding:
- the DCAF16 gene encoding DDB1- and CUL4-associated factor 16, whose translation is MGPRNPSPDHLSDSESEEEENISYLNESSGEEWDSSEEEDSMVPNLSPLESLAWQVKCLLKYSTTWKPLNPNSWLYHAKLLDPSTPVHILREIGLRLSHCSHCVPKLEPIPEWPPLASCGVPPFQKPLTSPSRLSRDHATLNGALQFATKQLSRTLSRATPIPEYLKQIPNSCVSGCCCGWLTKTVKETTRTEPINTTYSYTDFQKAVNKLLTASL